A window of Chitinophaga sp. MM2321 contains these coding sequences:
- a CDS encoding TonB-dependent receptor gives MIKVSILYQKGHPCLARFGGLFFLLFLICTYGYAQQTGSTNGAAHKTGPITGQLTDAIDGSPLPGVTIGIKGTNQGTFTDANGRYTIQAASTDSLVFSFVGFATKVIHVGNRTKISASLESSNKTLTQVVVVGYGTQQKKDVTGSVGIVSMKNIKDMPVSGPDQALAGQIAGIQVSTSNGIPGGGPQVQVRGIGAVGAGSQPLYVVDGYPLASSSDQISDPMNAINPQDIESMAVLKDASATAIYGSRGANGVVLITTKRGAAGIPVVQLTANYGLQQIPQKGRPELMNGQEFAQFRKESIEDNIRFTEHREPVDTDIPEIYRNPSLIGEGTNWFDAITRVAPMQEINLSMSGGTEKIRTYVSAGYFNQDGVIINSGYQRFSVRANVDATLSDRFKVGFNVAPSYTTRKGFSSGEGRGDVFGIASPVEPVYKADGSYNEFIQSPGTFGLPNPVMTLNDVTNKSKSTRILFNTYGEYEVIKNLKFKSTFNVDYQEGSGEFFRPSTIGNTNAAPPSIPSGSAYNGNYLNWLNENTLTYQYNTSNGHAFTGLLGYSIQSQKEQFAGFNGSNYPDDDIKTLNAAATITGSTDKTEWALLSYLARINYAYKDKYLVTATVRSDGSSRFGPDNRWGTFPSVALGWRVSQEDFMKSSNTFSDLKIRASYGFSGNFNIGDYPYMSNIGTSDYVLGGALAGGRVMNSLGNPSLGWEKMRELNIGVDIGLWKDRVYVTADIYKRNTQDLLLNVEVPQSSGFSTVTQNKGDMENKGLELGISSRNIETPRFSWTTNFNISFNRNKVLALGTDNAPIYSGNSSEGNPTNVSRVGQPLAMLYGYVFDGIYQNQAEVDKGPAFPGAIPGNIRFKDINGDGVINPREDFDIIGNPYPDFNWGLTNILSYKNFDFRVLIVGSMGADRLHATNDYNGNIDGVFNVRKDVADRWRSESNPGNGRVPTTNGSGRGRVMYRDVSSLTVEKNNYAWVKNITLGYTIPKKGFVQSARVYVSVQNAILFTKYSGNPEVTNYLGKGGSGALVPGIDYSNYPVPRIFSLGTNLSF, from the coding sequence ATGATCAAAGTTTCCATCCTTTATCAAAAAGGACACCCCTGTCTTGCACGCTTCGGGGGACTATTTTTTCTCCTGTTTCTTATTTGTACATATGGCTATGCACAACAGACAGGGTCTACAAATGGCGCTGCCCATAAGACCGGGCCCATAACAGGACAGCTTACAGATGCAATCGATGGTTCACCGCTTCCAGGTGTTACCATCGGCATTAAAGGTACCAACCAGGGTACATTCACAGATGCCAACGGCCGCTACACCATCCAGGCCGCATCCACAGATTCACTTGTTTTCAGTTTTGTAGGTTTTGCCACAAAAGTGATACATGTAGGCAATCGGACAAAAATCAGTGCATCACTGGAATCCAGCAACAAAACACTGACTCAGGTAGTAGTAGTTGGTTATGGTACACAACAAAAAAAGGATGTAACCGGTTCCGTGGGAATTGTTTCCATGAAAAACATCAAGGATATGCCGGTATCCGGTCCTGATCAGGCATTAGCCGGACAGATCGCCGGTATCCAGGTAAGTACTTCCAATGGTATCCCCGGTGGCGGACCACAGGTACAGGTAAGAGGTATCGGCGCTGTAGGTGCCGGCAGCCAACCACTGTATGTAGTGGATGGTTATCCGCTGGCATCCTCTTCCGACCAGATATCCGATCCAATGAATGCGATCAATCCACAGGATATCGAGTCTATGGCTGTATTGAAAGATGCATCCGCAACCGCTATTTACGGTTCCAGGGGTGCTAACGGTGTAGTGCTGATCACTACAAAAAGAGGTGCCGCCGGTATTCCGGTTGTTCAGTTAACTGCTAACTATGGTTTGCAGCAGATCCCGCAAAAAGGCCGGCCTGAACTGATGAACGGACAGGAATTTGCACAATTCAGGAAAGAGTCTATCGAAGACAATATCCGTTTTACAGAACACCGGGAACCAGTAGATACCGATATTCCTGAAATTTATCGCAACCCGTCACTGATCGGCGAAGGAACCAACTGGTTTGATGCCATCACACGCGTAGCACCTATGCAGGAAATCAATCTCAGCATGAGCGGTGGTACTGAAAAAATAAGGACCTATGTATCCGCAGGTTACTTCAACCAGGATGGGGTTATCATCAATTCAGGTTACCAACGTTTTTCTGTAAGAGCGAATGTAGACGCTACTTTATCAGACAGATTTAAAGTAGGCTTTAACGTGGCTCCATCCTACACTACCCGTAAAGGCTTTAGCTCAGGTGAAGGCAGGGGTGACGTTTTTGGGATCGCCAGTCCGGTTGAGCCGGTCTATAAAGCGGATGGTAGCTATAACGAATTTATACAAAGCCCCGGCACTTTTGGATTACCTAACCCGGTGATGACATTGAATGATGTCACCAACAAATCCAAGAGTACCCGTATCCTTTTCAATACTTACGGAGAGTATGAAGTAATAAAGAACCTGAAATTCAAATCTACTTTCAACGTAGACTATCAGGAAGGTAGCGGCGAATTTTTCAGACCATCCACTATTGGTAACACCAATGCGGCACCACCCAGCATTCCAAGCGGCAGCGCCTACAACGGTAATTACTTAAACTGGTTGAATGAAAATACCCTCACCTATCAGTATAATACCAGCAATGGTCATGCTTTCACAGGCTTACTCGGCTATTCTATACAGTCTCAGAAAGAACAGTTTGCCGGCTTCAACGGAAGCAACTACCCGGATGATGATATCAAAACTTTAAATGCCGCTGCTACCATTACAGGTAGTACCGACAAAACAGAGTGGGCATTATTATCTTACCTGGCCAGGATCAACTACGCTTATAAAGATAAATACCTGGTTACTGCTACCGTAAGAAGTGACGGGTCTTCCAGATTCGGACCTGACAACCGCTGGGGTACTTTTCCTTCTGTAGCCCTGGGATGGCGCGTTTCACAGGAAGATTTCATGAAATCATCCAATACTTTCAGTGATCTGAAAATAAGGGCTTCCTATGGCTTCTCCGGTAATTTCAATATTGGTGACTATCCTTACATGAGTAATATCGGTACCAGCGATTACGTATTAGGCGGAGCACTGGCTGGTGGCCGTGTGATGAATTCACTGGGAAATCCCAGCCTGGGCTGGGAAAAAATGCGCGAGCTGAACATAGGTGTCGACATCGGCTTATGGAAAGATCGTGTATATGTTACTGCTGATATTTACAAAAGAAATACACAAGACCTCCTCTTAAATGTGGAAGTGCCACAGTCCAGCGGATTCAGCACCGTAACACAGAACAAAGGAGATATGGAGAACAAAGGACTTGAACTCGGTATTTCTTCCCGCAATATTGAAACACCAAGATTCTCCTGGACTACCAACTTCAACATTTCCTTTAACCGCAACAAGGTACTGGCATTAGGTACAGACAATGCACCTATTTATTCCGGTAACAGTAGTGAAGGTAACCCTACCAACGTGAGCAGGGTAGGCCAGCCGCTGGCCATGTTGTATGGTTATGTTTTTGATGGCATCTATCAGAACCAGGCTGAAGTAGATAAAGGCCCTGCTTTTCCAGGTGCTATTCCGGGAAATATCCGCTTTAAAGATATCAATGGTGATGGTGTAATTAATCCACGGGAAGATTTTGACATCATCGGCAATCCTTATCCTGATTTCAACTGGGGACTGACCAACATTCTGAGCTACAAAAACTTCGACTTCCGCGTATTGATCGTAGGATCTATGGGAGCAGACAGACTCCACGCCACCAATGATTACAACGGTAATATAGATGGCGTATTCAACGTAAGAAAAGATGTGGCTGACAGATGGAGATCAGAATCCAATCCAGGTAACGGACGTGTACCTACTACCAATGGTTCCGGCCGTGGAAGGGTAATGTACAGAGATGTAAGCTCCCTGACAGTAGAGAAAAACAATTATGCCTGGGTTAAAAATATCACGCTGGGATATACGATCCCGAAAAAAGGATTTGTACAAAGCGCAAGGGTGTATGTAAGTGTGCAGAATGCCATCCTTTTCACCAAATACAGCGGCAATCCTGAAGTGACCAACTATCTGGGCAAAGGAGGAAGTGGTGCACTGGTACCAGGGATAGATTATTCCAACTATCCTGTTCCCAGAATTTTTTCACTGGGTACCAACCTTTCCTTTTAA
- a CDS encoding c-type cytochrome, with product MITSRKSTFKLLLLAATVSSVVACNNGNDSTSGDSTSGNIGPKNARIDALKLPDNFKAEHLYSPGDNKQGSWVSMTFDDKGRLIVSDQYGFLYRLQLPAVGEDSSKLKIEKLIIGKDNPADSSNAKVSMGYAQGLLYAFNSLYVMVNHNSDDKFNKGSGLYRLQDTDGDDQFDKITLLKALEGEGEHGPHSVVLSPDKQSIYVIAGNFTKIPEMKNYKVPPSWEIDNVLPLIRDPNGHDNTVNTHGGWIAHIDSTGTDWELISSGFRNPFDLTFNDAGDMFTYDSDMEWDFGTPWYRPTRICHVTSGSEFGWRPGTEKWSPAYPDNLPAVLNIGQGCPTNFVSGGKARFPEKYRKSLFAFDWSFGIIYAVHLQPDGASYKASAEEFLSGSPLPLTDGVIGPDGALYFLTGGRRLESDLYRVIYKDNKEDNSPLAAVTPSDAQKTRRQLEEYHGGPKAGAIDFAWPYLKNSDRFIRFAARVAVENQPVSEWQNKLLQEKDPETLIQGTIALARQGKGKSDAKQALLKQLTTIDYAQLSESQQIDLLRAFELVFARMGKPDAALNAQITTYLDPHYPAKTNDLNRSLSKVLVYLDAPHAVEKTMALLAEAKDDTAAQKTAMQSADLIMRNPQYGLDIAGMLSKMPPLQQTWYAVALSQAKNGWTPALQEQYFQWFYHAFTFKGGHSFIGFINNARKSALANVPKNQFAHFNTLSGDSLINNSGGLAQGYAQPKGPGRNWKLEQADSVIKSGLTGRNFEQGKAMFNTSLCGSCHGMQGEGGVAGPDLTQLGTRFSTKDILEAIIDPSKTISDQYGATVFALKDGGSIVGRLVSQDKDKYIISQNPFAPQTHRELLKKDVTGTKVSTVSVMLPGLINRLNEDELKDLIAYLKSGGNKQDSVFTGSKQLTNK from the coding sequence ATGATCACGTCACGAAAATCAACTTTCAAATTATTATTACTGGCTGCCACTGTTTCATCAGTGGTGGCCTGTAATAACGGGAACGACTCTACGTCAGGGGACTCTACGTCAGGGAATATCGGCCCTAAAAACGCCAGGATCGATGCCTTGAAGCTGCCAGACAACTTTAAAGCGGAGCATCTTTACAGCCCCGGCGACAACAAGCAAGGGTCCTGGGTATCCATGACCTTCGACGACAAAGGCCGTCTGATCGTATCTGATCAATATGGCTTTCTTTACCGCCTCCAGCTGCCCGCTGTTGGCGAAGATTCATCCAAACTAAAAATTGAGAAGCTGATCATCGGAAAAGATAATCCCGCTGACTCTTCCAATGCAAAAGTTTCGATGGGCTACGCACAGGGATTACTGTATGCTTTTAACAGCCTGTACGTAATGGTAAATCACAACAGTGATGATAAGTTTAACAAAGGCAGTGGACTCTATCGCCTCCAGGATACGGACGGTGATGATCAGTTTGATAAAATCACCCTGCTGAAAGCATTGGAAGGTGAAGGTGAACACGGTCCACACAGCGTGGTACTGTCACCCGACAAACAATCCATCTACGTGATCGCCGGTAACTTTACCAAGATCCCGGAGATGAAGAACTACAAAGTACCCCCATCCTGGGAAATAGATAACGTGTTGCCATTAATCAGAGACCCTAACGGTCATGATAATACGGTAAACACACATGGCGGCTGGATTGCGCATATCGATTCTACCGGTACCGACTGGGAACTGATCAGCTCCGGCTTCCGTAATCCTTTTGACCTTACTTTTAACGACGCAGGTGATATGTTCACCTACGATTCTGATATGGAATGGGATTTCGGAACACCATGGTATCGTCCTACCCGTATCTGCCATGTAACAAGCGGCAGTGAATTCGGATGGAGACCAGGCACCGAAAAATGGTCACCTGCCTATCCTGATAATTTACCGGCAGTGTTGAACATTGGCCAGGGCTGCCCTACCAACTTTGTCTCCGGTGGTAAAGCAAGGTTCCCTGAAAAATACCGCAAATCATTATTTGCATTCGACTGGAGCTTTGGTATCATCTACGCCGTTCATTTACAACCCGATGGCGCTTCTTACAAAGCAAGTGCAGAAGAGTTCCTTTCTGGTTCTCCCCTGCCCCTCACAGACGGTGTGATTGGTCCTGATGGCGCCTTGTATTTCCTGACAGGCGGACGCAGACTGGAATCAGATCTGTATCGTGTTATTTACAAAGACAACAAGGAAGACAACTCACCACTGGCAGCTGTAACACCCAGCGATGCGCAGAAAACACGCAGACAACTGGAAGAATACCATGGTGGACCTAAAGCAGGTGCTATAGATTTCGCATGGCCTTATTTGAAAAATAGTGATCGCTTCATCCGCTTTGCCGCCAGGGTTGCAGTAGAAAACCAGCCGGTGAGCGAATGGCAGAATAAATTATTACAGGAAAAAGATCCTGAAACACTGATCCAGGGCACTATCGCACTGGCCCGTCAGGGTAAGGGTAAGTCAGATGCCAAACAGGCATTGCTGAAACAACTCACAACAATTGACTACGCGCAATTGTCTGAATCCCAGCAAATAGATCTCCTCCGTGCATTTGAACTGGTATTTGCGCGCATGGGTAAACCGGATGCTGCGCTGAACGCACAGATAACCACTTACCTGGATCCGCACTATCCTGCCAAAACCAATGATCTTAACCGCTCCCTGAGTAAAGTACTGGTATACCTGGATGCACCGCATGCAGTAGAAAAAACCATGGCTTTGCTGGCAGAAGCAAAAGACGATACTGCTGCACAGAAAACAGCGATGCAATCTGCTGATCTGATCATGCGCAACCCGCAATACGGATTGGATATAGCCGGTATGCTGTCTAAAATGCCGCCATTACAACAAACCTGGTATGCAGTAGCATTAAGCCAGGCAAAGAATGGCTGGACACCTGCCCTGCAGGAACAATACTTCCAATGGTTCTATCACGCGTTTACTTTTAAAGGCGGACATAGCTTTATCGGATTTATTAACAACGCCAGGAAAAGTGCACTGGCCAATGTGCCAAAAAATCAGTTCGCACATTTCAACACCCTCTCAGGTGATTCGCTCATCAACAACAGCGGTGGCCTTGCACAGGGATATGCACAACCTAAAGGTCCCGGAAGGAACTGGAAACTGGAACAAGCTGATTCTGTAATAAAAAGTGGCTTAACCGGTCGCAATTTTGAACAGGGTAAAGCCATGTTCAATACTTCACTTTGCGGTTCCTGTCATGGTATGCAGGGAGAAGGCGGCGTAGCTGGTCCTGATCTCACGCAACTGGGTACACGCTTTTCTACCAAAGATATCCTGGAAGCAATCATTGACCCGAGCAAAACTATTTCTGATCAATATGGCGCTACCGTATTTGCATTGAAAGATGGTGGTTCTATTGTAGGCAGACTGGTAAGCCAGGACAAGGATAAATACATCATCTCTCAGAATCCGTTCGCACCACAAACACACCGCGAACTGCTGAAGAAAGATGTGACCGGCACAAAAGTATCTACGGTTTCCGTAATGTTACCTGGTTTGATCAACCGTTTGAATGAAGATGAATTAAAAGACCTGATTGCCTACCTGAAATCCGGTGGCAACAAACAGGATTCTGTTTTTACCGGTTCAAAACAGTTGACTAACAAATAA
- a CDS encoding glycosyl hydrolase, translating to MRIPRYVSLPFICCACAFSAKAQSLQAGFHSPPDSVKPSIYWYWMSDNISKDGVVKDLKAMAKVGIGRAFIGNIGMDKAETPYGKVRIFSKEWWDITQEAIRTAGKEGVDIGLFNSPGWSQSGGPWIKDEQAMRYLTASLRRISGPQQFSGRIDPPAGALQDVALLAFPVPAADTDEIAAHNPAVQANVTISALPAVADKDLSTAAFLPAGQQQITIDLEVKNNFTARSLVIYPAPSPFAAQCELQVYNGKAYTTIQSFAIDRSNPNNNVGFMPYGPVGISFPATTGKQFRLVFTGIKGKAGLAEIQLNTAPRVEHYIEKQLGKMFQTPLPLWKEYQWRQAPEPDELSLMIDPAKVVDLTAYLKKDGTLSWKVPAGNWIVMRYAMAATGVHNAPAVPEGTGPEVDKMNKTALAAHFKAFVGKIQESMPAADRTALKYVVADSYETGSQNWTDDMSSAFKKQYGYDPLPWLPVLSGRVVGSADQSDRFLWDLRRLVADRVAYDYVGGLREISHQHGLRTWLENYGHWGFPGEFLQYGGQSDEIGGEFWNEGELGSIENKAASSAAHIYGKTKVSAESFTAGGLPYQRYPALLKKRGDWSFTEGINNTLLHVYIEQPYEDRNPGVNAGFGTEFNRKNTWFFMGKAFIDYIRRCNLLLQQGKPVNDVAYFIGEDAPKMTGTRDPALPAGYGFDYINAEVIETRLQVKDGRLVLPDGMEYRVLVLPKLTTMRPALLRKLKTLIAAGAVVLGPAPERSPSMQDYPAADAEVKKLAKEIWGNVDGHTIKSGSYGKGMILSGMSIPEVMALLKTVPDFNLQTDAPVLYTHRTTADEEIYFVTNQDAPQVNIAPAFRVTGLQPEWWDPVTGTCRALPEYTQQDGTTTVPLKLDAFQSGFIIFRKNKITTAAKKNFPEPQVLQQLQGPWAVQFDPAMRGPASPQQWTTLQDWSKNKNEAIRDYSGKAVYTTVLKVKTLPKDQRIYLHLGEVKVIATVKINGVDAGTAWTAPWQVDVTNLLNAGDNKVEITVANTWVNRLIGDARLPAEQRGTWTSSPLYKADSHYEPAGLLGPVTLHTIAY from the coding sequence ATGAGAATTCCACGCTATGTATCTCTGCCGTTTATTTGCTGTGCCTGCGCTTTTTCTGCGAAGGCACAGTCATTACAAGCAGGCTTTCATTCACCCCCCGATTCCGTGAAACCGTCCATTTACTGGTACTGGATGAGCGACAATATTTCTAAAGACGGAGTGGTGAAAGACCTGAAGGCCATGGCAAAAGTGGGTATCGGCCGTGCTTTTATTGGTAACATCGGGATGGATAAGGCGGAAACGCCCTATGGTAAAGTGCGGATCTTTAGCAAAGAATGGTGGGATATAACGCAAGAGGCTATACGAACTGCGGGTAAAGAAGGCGTGGATATCGGACTTTTCAACAGTCCCGGCTGGAGCCAGTCTGGCGGCCCCTGGATAAAGGATGAACAGGCTATGCGCTACCTCACCGCCTCGTTGCGCCGTATCAGCGGACCACAGCAGTTTTCCGGTCGTATTGATCCGCCCGCCGGCGCATTGCAGGATGTTGCCCTGCTGGCTTTTCCGGTACCGGCAGCAGATACCGACGAAATCGCCGCACACAACCCGGCTGTGCAGGCAAACGTGACCATTTCAGCACTGCCTGCTGTAGCAGATAAAGACCTCTCCACGGCGGCTTTCCTGCCTGCGGGGCAGCAACAGATAACAATTGACCTGGAAGTAAAAAATAATTTTACCGCCCGTAGCCTGGTTATCTATCCGGCGCCTTCCCCCTTTGCTGCACAATGTGAACTACAGGTATATAACGGTAAAGCATATACTACCATCCAGTCATTTGCGATAGACCGCAGTAATCCAAATAATAATGTAGGCTTTATGCCTTACGGGCCGGTGGGTATTTCCTTTCCGGCTACCACCGGTAAACAGTTCCGCCTCGTTTTTACCGGCATCAAGGGTAAAGCGGGCCTGGCAGAAATACAGCTCAATACTGCTCCCAGGGTAGAACATTATATAGAAAAACAACTGGGGAAAATGTTCCAGACCCCGCTGCCTTTATGGAAGGAATATCAGTGGAGACAGGCGCCTGAACCGGATGAGCTGTCACTGATGATAGATCCTGCGAAAGTGGTGGACCTCACGGCTTATCTGAAAAAAGACGGTACACTCTCATGGAAGGTGCCTGCGGGCAACTGGATTGTGATGCGCTACGCGATGGCAGCTACCGGTGTGCATAATGCACCTGCGGTGCCGGAAGGTACGGGACCGGAAGTAGACAAAATGAATAAAACAGCCCTTGCTGCCCATTTTAAGGCTTTTGTGGGAAAGATACAGGAGAGTATGCCTGCGGCAGACCGCACGGCGCTTAAATACGTGGTGGCGGATAGTTACGAGACTGGTTCACAAAACTGGACGGATGACATGAGCAGCGCATTTAAAAAACAATATGGTTATGATCCCTTACCATGGCTGCCGGTGCTGAGTGGCCGCGTGGTGGGTAGTGCTGATCAGTCCGACCGCTTCCTGTGGGACCTGCGCCGCCTCGTGGCAGACAGGGTCGCCTATGATTATGTAGGCGGTTTGCGTGAAATTAGTCACCAGCACGGATTACGCACCTGGCTGGAAAACTACGGCCACTGGGGATTTCCCGGCGAGTTTCTGCAATATGGCGGACAGTCGGACGAAATAGGTGGTGAATTCTGGAATGAAGGTGAGCTGGGCAGCATCGAAAATAAAGCCGCTTCTTCTGCGGCACATATCTACGGAAAAACAAAAGTATCAGCAGAATCTTTTACCGCAGGCGGACTACCTTATCAACGTTATCCGGCTTTGCTGAAAAAACGCGGCGACTGGTCTTTCACAGAAGGAATCAATAATACGCTGCTGCATGTATATATAGAACAACCCTATGAAGACCGTAACCCGGGCGTAAATGCAGGTTTTGGTACAGAGTTCAACCGCAAGAACACCTGGTTTTTTATGGGTAAGGCATTTATAGATTATATCAGGAGATGTAACCTGCTGCTACAGCAAGGTAAACCCGTGAACGATGTGGCCTATTTTATAGGAGAAGATGCACCAAAAATGACAGGTACCCGCGACCCCGCATTACCTGCGGGCTATGGATTTGATTATATCAATGCAGAAGTGATCGAAACACGGTTACAGGTAAAAGATGGCAGACTGGTATTGCCGGACGGTATGGAATACCGCGTACTGGTATTACCAAAACTAACCACGATGCGTCCTGCGCTGTTGCGTAAACTGAAAACGCTGATCGCTGCGGGTGCAGTAGTACTGGGGCCGGCACCGGAACGGTCACCCAGTATGCAGGATTACCCGGCGGCAGACGCCGAAGTGAAAAAACTGGCAAAAGAAATATGGGGTAACGTAGACGGACATACGATAAAATCCGGATCTTATGGAAAAGGGATGATCCTGTCTGGTATGAGCATACCCGAAGTAATGGCCCTGTTGAAAACAGTACCTGATTTTAATTTGCAGACAGACGCACCTGTATTATATACACACCGCACTACGGCGGATGAAGAAATTTATTTTGTTACTAACCAGGATGCGCCGCAGGTAAATATCGCCCCGGCTTTCCGGGTAACCGGTTTACAACCGGAGTGGTGGGACCCTGTAACGGGTACCTGTCGCGCTTTACCGGAATATACCCAACAGGATGGTACCACCACGGTGCCGCTCAAACTGGATGCTTTTCAGAGTGGGTTTATCATCTTCCGGAAAAATAAAATAACAACTGCTGCAAAAAAGAACTTCCCCGAACCACAGGTACTGCAACAATTGCAAGGCCCCTGGGCAGTGCAGTTCGACCCGGCTATGCGGGGACCTGCATCCCCACAGCAATGGACAACATTACAGGATTGGAGTAAAAATAAAAATGAAGCCATCCGCGATTATTCCGGCAAAGCAGTATACACCACGGTACTGAAAGTAAAGACGCTGCCAAAAGACCAGCGGATATACCTGCACCTGGGTGAAGTAAAAGTGATCGCTACGGTAAAGATTAATGGCGTAGATGCCGGTACTGCATGGACAGCCCCCTGGCAGGTAGATGTAACCAACTTACTCAACGCGGGTGATAATAAAGTAGAAATCACCGTAGCCAATACCTGGGTAAACAGGTTGATAGGAGACGCCAGGCTCCCGGCAGAACAACGGGGTACCTGGACAAGCTCGCCACTGTACAAAGCAGATAGTCATTATGAACCGGCAGGTTTGCTGGGACCGGTCACTTTACATACAATCGCATACTAA
- a CDS encoding RagB/SusD family nutrient uptake outer membrane protein: MKTKITLITLLAIALNGCNSMLDVKPNSFSSGSSYYKTEAQIERAVNGCYGELQTLYTSDYWAMSEMRSDNTNYQYDESDRGAQQREEIDEFLTTTSNNYINNTWALLYRNIQQSNVIISRIDGVPFADDATKNQYIGEAKFLRALYYFHLVRLFGGVPLLVEEVASPEQALTPKRSSVEEVYAQIIKDAGDAAASLPATYGSSAIGRATKGAALTLLGDVYLTTKDYPKAVTTLQQVKGMGYTLVTNYADNFDPAKKNNTESIFSVQYNSGMETESSNFIFNFGPRNGKKDLTGFNGNLGGVNMPTPSIVNAYEANDKRKDASIFMYDSPTNAAFAESVAFGGKLPLIKKFYHPPYALDGRANENWPVYRYAQVLLMLAEAINETGTGDPLPYINEVRARAGLAGLPALGQVAFRDAVAHEQRVELAFEDQRWYQLLRTGKAVEVMTQHGKEEKLRLSRLSAASYNIQPFQLLYPIPEREVRLNGFEQNTGW; the protein is encoded by the coding sequence ATGAAAACTAAAATAACTCTTATAACGCTACTGGCAATAGCATTGAATGGTTGCAACAGCATGCTGGATGTAAAGCCAAACTCTTTTTCCAGCGGATCCAGCTACTATAAAACAGAAGCGCAGATCGAACGTGCTGTGAATGGCTGTTATGGCGAACTACAGACATTATACACCAGTGATTACTGGGCCATGTCTGAAATGAGGTCAGATAATACCAACTACCAGTATGATGAAAGTGATCGCGGTGCACAGCAACGGGAAGAAATAGATGAGTTCCTGACTACCACCAGCAATAACTACATCAATAATACCTGGGCACTGTTATATAGAAATATCCAGCAATCAAATGTTATCATCTCCCGCATAGATGGTGTGCCATTCGCAGATGACGCTACCAAAAACCAATATATCGGAGAAGCAAAATTTCTGCGTGCACTTTACTACTTCCACCTGGTAAGATTATTTGGTGGGGTACCTTTATTAGTGGAGGAAGTGGCCAGCCCTGAACAGGCGCTCACCCCTAAAAGATCCAGTGTAGAAGAAGTGTATGCGCAGATCATTAAGGATGCAGGCGATGCTGCTGCCAGTTTGCCCGCAACATACGGAAGCAGTGCTATTGGCAGGGCTACCAAAGGTGCAGCATTAACATTGCTGGGCGATGTGTACCTGACCACCAAGGATTATCCAAAAGCGGTGACTACTCTGCAACAAGTGAAAGGAATGGGTTATACCCTGGTAACCAATTACGCAGATAACTTTGATCCGGCTAAAAAGAATAATACTGAATCCATATTTTCCGTACAGTATAACTCAGGTATGGAAACAGAAAGCAGTAATTTCATTTTTAACTTCGGTCCGCGTAATGGCAAGAAAGACCTGACCGGCTTCAACGGCAACCTGGGAGGCGTGAATATGCCTACCCCCAGTATTGTAAACGCTTACGAAGCAAACGACAAGAGAAAAGACGCGTCTATTTTCATGTATGACAGTCCGACCAATGCAGCTTTTGCAGAATCTGTTGCGTTTGGTGGCAAATTACCGCTCATCAAAAAATTCTACCATCCGCCATATGCGCTGGACGGCCGTGCCAATGAAAACTGGCCGGTATATCGTTACGCACAGGTATTGCTGATGCTGGCAGAAGCCATCAATGAAACAGGTACAGGCGATCCACTTCCATACATTAACGAAGTGCGTGCACGTGCTGGTTTAGCTGGTTTACCCGCCCTGGGTCAGGTTGCCTTCAGAGATGCGGTAGCGCATGAACAGCGCGTGGAACTGGCTTTTGAAGATCAACGCTGGTACCAGTTACTCCGCACCGGTAAAGCAGTGGAAGTAATGACACAACACGGAAAGGAAGAAAAACTGAGATTGAGCCGCCTCAGCGCCGCATCATACAATATTCAGCCTTTTCAATTGCTTTATCCGATACCTGAAAGAGAAGTACGGTTGAATGGATTTGAACAAAATACCGGTTGGTAA